A single region of the Streptomyces sp. ITFR-16 genome encodes:
- a CDS encoding MFS transporter, protein MTDARLRHGRASLALSFFVQGVTFALLVTRIPAIQDRYGISDGLLPVFLAAVPILAGVGSVVTEKVVARVRPRVVLRWAQPVVLLALLGVGAGSEVWEAAVALGVFGLSVGALDASMNMMGVSLQRAYGRSIMLGFHAAYSLGGIAGASMAWAGAHWDLSLLVSYLPAVVVLLPVAFIGSRWYVEGKVEEESRQGGEPGKAASVSFRLLMPLCLVMCFAYIGDSTVSNWSAKYLQDVLGSSEQLSTVPYNVYMVTTLLGRAVGDFGVRRFGAVAVVRCGTVLAAAGFGVVAVAGGAWTGMLGFTMLGLGLCVIVPQTFAAAGRMFPGASDTAIARLNIFNYVGFLVGSPLVGALGDAWSYRGAMLVPMVLVLATLVYAKSFGAEPARYGGGHERPRTVDVG, encoded by the coding sequence ATGACAGATGCACGGTTGCGGCACGGCAGAGCGTCCCTCGCGTTGAGCTTCTTCGTGCAAGGGGTCACGTTCGCTCTCCTCGTGACCCGGATTCCCGCCATTCAGGACCGGTACGGGATATCCGACGGCCTGCTGCCCGTGTTCCTCGCCGCCGTGCCGATCCTGGCAGGTGTGGGCAGCGTGGTCACCGAGAAGGTGGTCGCGCGGGTGCGGCCGAGGGTGGTCCTGCGGTGGGCCCAGCCCGTCGTCCTGCTCGCGCTGCTCGGCGTCGGTGCCGGCAGCGAGGTGTGGGAAGCGGCCGTGGCGCTCGGGGTGTTCGGGCTGTCCGTCGGTGCGCTGGACGCGTCCATGAACATGATGGGCGTCAGCCTTCAGCGGGCGTACGGGCGTTCCATCATGCTCGGCTTCCATGCCGCGTACAGCCTGGGCGGGATCGCCGGGGCGTCGATGGCGTGGGCCGGGGCGCACTGGGATCTGTCGCTGCTGGTCTCGTACCTTCCGGCGGTCGTGGTGCTGCTGCCCGTCGCGTTCATCGGGAGCCGGTGGTACGTCGAGGGGAAGGTCGAGGAGGAGTCGCGGCAGGGCGGCGAGCCGGGGAAGGCCGCGTCGGTGTCCTTCAGGCTGCTGATGCCGCTGTGTCTGGTGATGTGTTTCGCGTACATCGGGGACTCGACGGTCTCCAACTGGAGCGCGAAGTATCTGCAGGACGTGCTGGGGAGCTCGGAGCAGCTCTCGACCGTTCCGTACAACGTCTACATGGTCACGACGCTGCTGGGGCGGGCTGTCGGGGACTTCGGGGTGCGGCGGTTCGGTGCGGTGGCCGTGGTGCGGTGCGGGACGGTGCTGGCCGCGGCCGGGTTCGGGGTGGTGGCGGTCGCCGGCGGGGCCTGGACCGGGATGCTCGGGTTCACGATGCTGGGGCTCGGGCTGTGCGTGATCGTGCCGCAGACGTTCGCGGCCGCCGGGCGGATGTTCCCCGGGGCGAGCGACACCGCGATCGCGCGGCTGAACATCTTCAACTACGTGGGATTCCTGGTCGGCTCGCCCCTGGTGGGGGCGCTCGGCGATGCCTGGAGCTACCGGGGCGCGATGCTCGTCCCCATGGTGCTGGTGCTCGCGACGCTGGTGTACGCCAAGTCGTTCGGCGCGGAACCCGCCCGATACGGTGGCGGGCATGAGCGGCCGCGCACAGTTGATGTGGGATGA
- a CDS encoding NAD-dependent epimerase/dehydratase family protein yields the protein MGKVVLVTGAARQLGGRFVRRVQREPGVDRVIAVDAVDPDHNLGDAVFVRADIRQPAIARVLGEHTVDTVVHLDVSGKALGAQGRTAVKETNVIGTMQLLGACQKAPAVQRMVVKSSTGVYGSAPRDPAVFHETTPPKSLPSGGFAKDAVEVEGYVRGFARRRPDVAVCVLRFANILGPDADSPLADYLSLPVLPTVFGYDPRLQFVHEDDVIDVLGLAASEPRRGTLNSGTFNIAGDGVLLLSQCSRRLGRPTMPLLLPAVTWVGQALRAVGMTDFSPEQIRLLTHGRVVSTVQMRETLGFTPRFSTAETFAEFARSRAPGLLPPEAVGRAVDRVAATRLAGGTGTAPGIGGADDDTHPTPSAR from the coding sequence TTGGGGAAGGTCGTGCTCGTCACGGGAGCGGCCCGGCAGTTGGGCGGCCGTTTCGTACGGCGTGTCCAGCGGGAGCCGGGCGTGGACCGGGTGATCGCGGTCGATGCGGTGGATCCCGATCACAATCTGGGCGACGCCGTCTTCGTACGCGCGGACATCCGCCAGCCCGCCATCGCCAGAGTGCTCGGCGAGCACACGGTCGACACCGTGGTCCACCTGGACGTCAGCGGCAAGGCGCTCGGCGCCCAGGGCCGTACGGCGGTCAAGGAGACCAATGTCATCGGCACCATGCAGCTGCTCGGCGCCTGCCAGAAGGCCCCGGCCGTGCAGCGGATGGTGGTCAAGTCCAGCACCGGTGTGTACGGTTCCGCGCCCCGCGACCCGGCGGTCTTCCACGAGACGACCCCGCCCAAGTCGCTGCCGAGCGGCGGCTTCGCGAAGGACGCGGTGGAGGTCGAGGGGTACGTACGGGGCTTCGCGCGCCGCCGGCCGGACGTGGCCGTGTGCGTGCTGAGGTTCGCGAACATCCTGGGTCCCGACGCGGACTCGCCGCTGGCCGACTATCTGTCGCTGCCGGTGCTGCCGACGGTGTTCGGGTACGACCCCAGGCTGCAGTTCGTCCATGAGGACGACGTCATCGACGTCCTGGGCCTGGCGGCGAGTGAGCCGAGGCGCGGGACGCTGAACAGCGGCACGTTCAACATCGCGGGCGACGGGGTGCTGCTGCTCTCCCAGTGCTCGCGGCGGCTGGGGCGGCCGACCATGCCGCTGCTGCTGCCAGCGGTCACCTGGGTCGGGCAGGCGCTGCGGGCGGTCGGCATGACGGACTTCTCGCCGGAGCAGATCCGGCTGCTCACCCATGGCAGGGTGGTCTCCACGGTCCAGATGCGCGAGACGCTGGGGTTCACCCCGCGGTTCTCCACGGCCGAGACCTTCGCGGAGTTCGCGCGCAGCCGGGCGCCGGGGCTGCTGCCGCCCGAGGCGGTGGGCCGGGCCGTGGACCGGGTGGCCGCGACGCGGCTCGCCGGGGGGACCGGCACGGCTCCGGGCATCGGCGGGGCCGACGACGACACACACCCGACTCCGAGCGCCAGGTAG
- a CDS encoding lysophospholipid acyltransferase family protein, which yields MADAKVIPFDDDRSRSGGLPRAARRRSPVRGNGSVSALPGQLDASLPPQEPEEAVVAPEGAGRGGWDRRIAGGLAFLRRRVTGDYEVDEFGYDEELTDQVLMSMLRPVYEKYFRVEVKGIENIPSDGGALIVSNHSGTLPLDGLMLQVAVHDNHPAGRHLRLLAADLVFMLPVVNELARKAGHTLACAEDAERLLRQGEVVGVMPEGFKGIGKPFGERYKLQRFGRGGFVSTALRAGVPIVPCSIVGAEEIYPMIGNAKTLARLLGFPYFPITPTFPWLGPLGAVPLPTKWTIQFGEPIPTDGYPVEAAEDPMLMFNLTDQVREQIQHTLYKLLVQRRSVFF from the coding sequence ATGGCGGATGCCAAGGTCATTCCGTTCGACGACGACCGTTCGCGGTCGGGGGGTCTGCCGCGCGCCGCGCGCCGGCGCTCCCCGGTACGCGGCAACGGGTCCGTGAGCGCCCTTCCGGGGCAGCTGGACGCCTCGCTGCCGCCGCAGGAGCCAGAGGAGGCTGTGGTGGCCCCCGAGGGCGCGGGACGCGGTGGCTGGGACCGGCGGATCGCGGGCGGGCTCGCGTTCCTGCGGCGGCGGGTCACGGGGGACTACGAGGTCGACGAGTTCGGCTACGACGAGGAGCTGACCGACCAGGTCCTGATGTCGATGCTGCGGCCGGTGTACGAGAAGTACTTCCGGGTCGAGGTGAAGGGCATCGAGAACATCCCGTCGGACGGCGGGGCGCTGATCGTGTCCAACCACTCGGGGACGCTGCCGCTGGACGGGCTGATGCTCCAGGTCGCGGTGCACGACAACCATCCGGCGGGGCGGCATCTGCGGCTGCTCGCGGCGGATCTGGTCTTCATGCTGCCGGTGGTGAACGAGCTGGCCCGCAAGGCCGGGCACACGCTGGCCTGTGCGGAGGACGCGGAGCGGCTGCTGCGGCAGGGCGAGGTCGTCGGTGTGATGCCGGAGGGCTTCAAGGGGATCGGCAAGCCGTTCGGCGAGCGGTACAAGCTCCAGCGCTTCGGGCGGGGCGGCTTCGTGTCGACGGCGCTGCGGGCGGGCGTGCCGATCGTGCCGTGCTCGATCGTGGGCGCGGAGGAGATCTATCCGATGATCGGCAACGCGAAGACGCTGGCGCGGTTGCTGGGGTTCCCGTACTTCCCGATCACGCCCACGTTTCCCTGGCTGGGGCCGTTGGGGGCGGTGCCGCTGCCGACGAAGTGGACGATTCAGTTCGGTGAGCCGATTCCCACGGATGGGTATCCGGTGGAGGCGGCGGAGGATCCGATGCTGATGTTCAATCTGACGGATCAGGTGCGGGAGCAGATTCAGCACACGTTGTACAAGTTGCTGGTGCAGCGGCGGTCGGTGTTCTTCTGA
- a CDS encoding 30S ribosomal protein bS22 — translation MGSVIKKRRKRMAKKKHRKLLKRTRVQRRNKK, via the coding sequence GTGGGCTCTGTTATCAAGAAGCGGCGTAAGCGGATGGCCAAGAAGAAGCACCGCAAGCTGCTCAAGCGCACGCGCGTTCAGCGTCGCAACAAGAAGTAA
- a CDS encoding HAD family hydrolase — protein MRYELVIFDNDGVLVDSEPIANTILAGYLTELGHPTSYEESLRDYMGSAVHRVHDLVEERGGEKLPADFDDTLHARIFTAFQQQLEPVPGVDDLLGQLVADGVPYCVASSSSHERIRVSHTSTGLDQWFEEEWIFSAEDVGRGKPAPDLFLLAAERMGVAPERCVVIEDSPLGVEAARAAGMDVYGFTSMMPADRLAGVTGHFSDMSQLRELLA, from the coding sequence ATGCGCTACGAACTGGTCATCTTCGACAACGACGGTGTGCTCGTGGACAGCGAGCCGATCGCCAACACCATCCTGGCCGGCTACCTCACGGAGCTCGGGCACCCCACCTCGTACGAGGAGTCCCTTCGCGACTACATGGGCTCCGCCGTGCACCGCGTGCACGACCTTGTCGAAGAGAGGGGCGGCGAGAAGCTGCCCGCGGACTTCGACGACACGCTCCACGCGCGGATCTTCACCGCGTTCCAGCAGCAGCTGGAACCCGTCCCGGGCGTCGATGACCTGCTGGGACAGCTCGTCGCCGACGGAGTCCCGTACTGCGTCGCGTCCTCCAGCAGCCACGAGCGGATCCGGGTCAGTCACACCAGCACCGGGCTCGACCAGTGGTTCGAGGAGGAGTGGATCTTCAGCGCGGAGGACGTCGGCCGGGGGAAGCCGGCGCCCGACCTGTTCCTCCTCGCCGCCGAGCGGATGGGGGTGGCGCCCGAGCGGTGCGTCGTCATCGAGGACAGCCCGCTCGGGGTCGAGGCGGCCCGGGCGGCCGGCATGGACGTGTACGGGTTCACCTCGATGATGCCCGCGGACCGGCTGGCCGGGGTGACCGGGCACTTCTCCGACATGAGCCAGCTGCGGGAATTGCTCGCCTGA
- a CDS encoding phosphatase → MLSTGALRAHLLAARLAGPVATSREVSLRSYRLFAARDPRVLLGLDPGRGWGERELLRLMADKCGVSDDPAHVSGPDVIDPERTLAGLDAFAARLSDAAARRAPVLFGTGHPHRLLGFYAALADALSAVGCPVLTPAQGRCIDITTRFGVRAYNLDYVRGVALVREPGARAPGGGTGAHTHSPLPVRVVLEAAADARGPLPELVVGDHGWVCGAGQLGIEAIGLADTDDPALFVGEAEGRVSVAVPLDDAVRSAYYLPLTRYVLNRACLSQ, encoded by the coding sequence GTGTTGAGCACCGGCGCGCTGCGCGCGCATCTGCTGGCGGCCCGGCTGGCCGGGCCCGTGGCGACCTCGCGGGAGGTGAGCCTGCGGAGCTACCGGCTCTTCGCGGCCAGGGATCCCCGGGTGCTGCTCGGCCTGGATCCCGGCCGGGGGTGGGGAGAGCGTGAGCTGCTGCGGCTGATGGCGGACAAGTGCGGGGTCTCGGACGATCCAGCCCATGTGTCGGGGCCCGATGTGATCGATCCGGAGCGGACGCTCGCGGGGCTGGACGCGTTTGCCGCGCGGTTGTCCGATGCGGCGGCCCGGCGGGCGCCGGTGCTGTTCGGGACGGGCCATCCGCACCGGCTGCTGGGCTTCTACGCGGCGCTGGCAGACGCTTTGTCGGCGGTGGGATGTCCCGTACTCACCCCGGCGCAGGGGCGATGTATCGACATAACGACCCGGTTCGGCGTACGCGCGTACAACCTCGACTACGTACGGGGAGTCGCGCTGGTGCGTGAACCCGGCGCGCGGGCGCCCGGGGGTGGCACCGGCGCACACACCCACTCCCCGCTGCCCGTGAGGGTCGTTCTGGAGGCCGCCGCGGACGCCCGGGGGCCGCTGCCGGAACTCGTCGTCGGGGACCACGGATGGGTCTGCGGGGCAGGTCAGCTGGGGATCGAGGCGATCGGGCTGGCCGATACGGACGACCCCGCGCTGTTCGTCGGTGAGGCCGAGGGGCGGGTGTCGGTCGCGGTCCCGCTCGACGACGCCGTGCGGTCGGCCTACTACCTGCCGCTCACGCGCTATGTACTCAATCGGGCGTGTCTGTCACAGTAG
- a CDS encoding helix-turn-helix domain-containing protein, which yields MAADSERPLNEVKFLTVAEVASVMRVSKMTVYRLVHSGHLPAIRVGRSFRVPEQAVHEYLRESFVGVGTA from the coding sequence ATGGCTGCTGACAGCGAGAGGCCTCTCAACGAGGTCAAATTTCTGACCGTGGCGGAAGTCGCCTCGGTCATGCGAGTGTCGAAGATGACCGTGTACCGCTTGGTGCACAGCGGTCATCTGCCGGCGATCCGGGTGGGCAGGTCCTTCCGGGTGCCGGAGCAAGCGGTTCACGAGTATCTCCGCGAGTCCTTCGTGGGGGTGGGGACGGCCTGA
- a CDS encoding acetoin utilization protein AcuC, which translates to MSGRAQLMWDDAVTGYDFGDSHPMDPVRLALTMGLVRAFGLDREVDVVAAKAAGDSTLRLVHRSDYVAAVKAASADPRSADQGYGLGTTDDPAFAGMHEVSALIAGQSVAAADAVWRGVTGHAVNFTGGLHHAMPGGAAGFCIYNDPALAIARLLELGAERVAYVDVDVHHGDGVQAAFWEDPRVLTVSMHEHPRTLFPQTGWPEETGAGAGEGGAVNLALPAGTGDAGWLRAFHAVVPELLADFRPQVLVTQHGADTHFEDPLAHLAVSLDAQRAVMEACHDLAHRYAEGGRWVALGGGGYAVVDVVPRSWTHLVGIAAHAPVDPESVIPSSWRDEVYARTRQLGPARMTDGRTPSWKPWEDGYDPADRLDQAVLATRRAAFPLRGLLT; encoded by the coding sequence ATGAGCGGCCGCGCACAGTTGATGTGGGATGACGCAGTAACGGGATACGACTTCGGGGACAGTCATCCCATGGACCCGGTCAGGCTTGCCCTGACGATGGGGCTGGTGCGGGCGTTCGGCCTGGACAGAGAAGTGGACGTGGTGGCCGCCAAGGCGGCCGGTGACTCGACTCTGCGGCTGGTGCACCGCTCGGACTACGTGGCGGCGGTGAAGGCGGCCTCGGCCGATCCCCGCTCGGCGGACCAGGGCTACGGCCTCGGGACCACGGACGATCCGGCGTTCGCCGGGATGCACGAGGTGTCGGCGCTGATCGCCGGGCAGTCGGTGGCGGCGGCCGACGCCGTGTGGCGCGGGGTGACCGGGCACGCGGTGAACTTCACGGGCGGGCTCCATCACGCGATGCCCGGCGGGGCGGCCGGGTTCTGCATCTACAACGATCCGGCGCTCGCCATCGCGCGGCTCCTGGAGCTGGGGGCCGAGCGGGTCGCGTACGTCGATGTGGACGTGCACCACGGGGACGGGGTGCAGGCGGCCTTCTGGGAGGACCCCCGGGTCCTGACCGTCTCGATGCACGAGCACCCCAGGACGCTCTTCCCGCAGACCGGCTGGCCCGAGGAGACCGGGGCCGGGGCCGGTGAGGGCGGTGCGGTGAACCTGGCGCTGCCGGCCGGGACGGGCGACGCGGGGTGGCTGCGGGCGTTCCACGCGGTGGTGCCCGAGCTGCTGGCGGACTTCCGGCCGCAGGTGCTGGTGACGCAGCACGGGGCCGATACACACTTCGAGGACCCGCTGGCCCATCTCGCGGTGTCGCTGGACGCGCAGCGGGCCGTGATGGAGGCCTGCCACGACCTGGCCCACCGGTATGCGGAGGGCGGGCGCTGGGTGGCTCTCGGCGGGGGCGGCTACGCGGTGGTGGACGTGGTGCCGCGGTCCTGGACGCATCTGGTCGGGATCGCCGCGCACGCGCCCGTGGACCCGGAGTCGGTGATCCCGTCGTCCTGGCGGGACGAGGTGTACGCGCGGACGCGGCAGCTCGGGCCGGCACGGATGACGGACGGGCGTACTCCGTCGTGGAAGCCGTGGGAGGACGGGTACGACCCGGCGGACCGGCTGGACCAGGCGGTGCTGGCGACCCGGCGGGCGGCGTTCCCGCTGCGGGGGCTGCTGACCTGA